In Mongoliitalea daihaiensis, one DNA window encodes the following:
- the rsmA gene encoding 16S rRNA (adenine(1518)-N(6)/adenine(1519)-N(6))-dimethyltransferase RsmA — protein sequence MDKVKPKKHLGQHFLTDLSIAQRIAEALTGHQGVKKVLEIGPGMGVLTDFLREKDWNLYLVDIDTESIAYLHQKYPDLGEKIIEADYLKKDFAPLMQGDYAVVGNFPYNISSQIFFKILEERKHVTEVVCMLQKEVAARIASPKGNKDYGILSVLLQAFYDIEYLFSVPPGVFNPPPKVNSGVIRLKRNEVASLDCDEKLFFKVVKQGFATRRKTLRNCMKPFNVSAELNADPVMDKRAEQLDVHEFVRLTQKIEESWNQ from the coding sequence ATGGACAAGGTCAAACCCAAAAAACACCTAGGGCAGCATTTTCTGACAGATTTAAGTATCGCTCAGCGAATTGCAGAAGCCCTCACAGGCCATCAAGGGGTAAAAAAAGTATTGGAAATAGGACCGGGAATGGGGGTGTTGACGGATTTCTTGCGAGAAAAGGATTGGAACTTGTACCTCGTGGATATTGATACAGAGTCCATTGCGTACTTGCATCAAAAGTACCCAGACTTAGGCGAGAAGATCATCGAAGCGGACTACTTGAAAAAGGATTTTGCACCCTTGATGCAAGGGGACTACGCTGTCGTAGGCAACTTCCCTTACAATATTTCTTCCCAGATTTTTTTTAAAATATTGGAAGAACGCAAACATGTGACAGAAGTGGTATGCATGTTGCAGAAGGAAGTAGCAGCGCGCATCGCTTCGCCAAAAGGCAATAAAGATTATGGTATTCTCTCAGTCCTGTTACAGGCCTTTTACGATATTGAGTACCTGTTCTCTGTTCCTCCGGGTGTATTTAATCCCCCGCCAAAAGTGAACTCAGGGGTCATCCGCCTCAAAAGAAATGAGGTTGCGTCCTTGGACTGTGATGAAAAGCTGTTTTTCAAAGTAGTGAAACAAGGGTTTGCTACACGTAGAAAAACCCTAAGAAATTGCATGAAGCCATTCAATGTTTCTGCCGAATTAAATGCTGATCCTGTAATGGACAAGCGGGCGGAACAGCTAGATGTGCATGAATTTGTTCGTTTAACCCAAAAAATAGAGGAGTCTTGGAACCAATAA
- the pdxA gene encoding 4-hydroxythreonine-4-phosphate dehydrogenase PdxA produces the protein MYTRKQKPIIGISIGDINGISAEVTMKALLDNRIMRLVTPVIYGHGKAMAFYRKQLELEDFNFMQIRSIDEVHHKKINLINVLEESPEVLPGVETQESGKMALAALNQAIEDLKTEKIDGLVTAPLNKNNINSPERPFVGHTEYLTEAFGIEESLMFLVSPDIRVGLVTGHIPISQVASKLTAANIRKKLGLMLSSLENDFGINKPRVAVLGLNPHAGEDGLLGTEETEIIAPVIREFKDKGKLVFGPYPADGFFGMMHQKKFDGVLAMYHDQGLIPFKSMAFDSGVNFTAGLPIIRTSPDHGTAYNIAGKNVADEGSMRAAILQAYDIIKNRSNWESEDEE, from the coding sequence ATGTATACTAGAAAACAGAAACCCATCATTGGTATCAGCATTGGAGACATCAATGGCATCAGTGCAGAAGTGACCATGAAAGCCCTCTTAGACAATCGTATCATGCGTTTGGTGACGCCTGTCATCTACGGGCATGGCAAGGCGATGGCTTTCTACCGCAAGCAGTTAGAACTTGAGGATTTTAATTTCATGCAGATCCGCTCTATAGATGAGGTGCATCATAAAAAAATCAATTTGATCAACGTATTGGAGGAAAGTCCGGAAGTCCTTCCAGGGGTGGAAACGCAGGAATCTGGCAAGATGGCACTGGCGGCCTTGAATCAGGCGATTGAGGATTTGAAAACAGAAAAAATCGATGGATTGGTGACCGCACCACTCAATAAAAACAATATCAATTCCCCGGAAAGACCCTTTGTCGGACACACCGAATACCTGACCGAAGCTTTTGGAATAGAGGAAAGTTTGATGTTTTTGGTCTCTCCCGATATCCGCGTTGGCTTGGTGACGGGACATATTCCAATTAGTCAAGTAGCCAGCAAACTGACCGCAGCGAACATTCGAAAAAAGTTGGGCTTGATGCTTAGCTCCTTAGAAAATGACTTTGGCATCAACAAACCAAGGGTAGCAGTCCTAGGCTTGAATCCTCATGCAGGAGAAGATGGACTACTTGGCACGGAAGAAACTGAAATCATCGCCCCCGTAATCCGTGAATTCAAAGACAAGGGCAAATTGGTATTTGGTCCCTATCCTGCGGATGGTTTCTTTGGCATGATGCATCAGAAAAAATTCGATGGAGTTTTGGCTATGTACCACGATCAGGGATTGATTCCATTCAAGTCCATGGCTTTTGATAGCGGAGTGAATTTTACCGCAGGTCTACCCATCATCCGCACCTCCCCTGACCATGGCACTGCCTACAATATTGCCGGCAAAAATGTAGCAGATGAAGGCTCCATGCGCGCAGCTATTCTACAAGCTTACGACATCATCAAAAACCGCAGCAATTGGGAAAGCGAAGATGAAGAGTAA
- the mgtE gene encoding magnesium transporter, whose product MEPIKSFSLSKEYLESLREGIEVQDIDFIKESLDGGNVADIAAILDELNMEEALYVLRLLESTIAADILIELDEDSLQKVIREMEPSELASFIEHMESDDAVDILILMPFKEREDVISHLTEKEKSANILDLLRYDEDSAGGLMAKEFIKANQNWNVVQTIEEIRRQAERVEKIYSIYVVDNKQHLLGRVSLKKIILAASDTKIMDIYEPDIVSVETHLEGEEVAEIMRKYDLESIPVVNAKNRLVGRITVDDVLDLIREQSEEDMQAMTGISADVEESDSIFRISKARLPWLLIGVIGGLMGAKIIGFFEDGLNKYIALASFIPLVAATGGNVGIQSSSLVVQTLASKSVFDDTPWQRFVKGLSIALVNGVVLGIFVFLVVHFIYGFESIFGVTIGLAMFCVVLLASFMGTVTPLVLDKFGINPAIASGPFITTANDLLGLAVYFGVAMALLKL is encoded by the coding sequence TTGGAACCAATAAAATCATTTTCATTATCCAAAGAATACCTGGAGAGTCTACGGGAAGGCATTGAAGTACAGGATATAGACTTTATCAAGGAATCCTTGGATGGAGGCAATGTTGCGGATATTGCTGCTATCTTGGATGAATTGAATATGGAGGAGGCACTCTATGTGCTGCGTTTGCTCGAGTCTACCATCGCTGCTGACATCCTGATTGAATTGGACGAGGACTCTTTGCAGAAGGTCATTCGCGAGATGGAACCATCCGAACTCGCCTCCTTTATCGAACACATGGAGTCCGATGATGCGGTGGATATTCTGATCCTTATGCCGTTCAAGGAGCGGGAGGATGTGATTTCCCATTTGACTGAAAAGGAGAAATCTGCCAACATCCTCGACCTCTTACGCTACGACGAAGATTCAGCGGGTGGTTTGATGGCGAAGGAATTTATCAAAGCCAACCAAAATTGGAATGTGGTACAGACCATCGAGGAAATCCGTAGACAGGCGGAGCGAGTAGAGAAAATCTATTCCATTTACGTGGTAGACAACAAACAGCATTTGTTGGGACGGGTTTCCCTGAAGAAAATTATCCTTGCCGCCTCCGATACCAAAATCATGGATATTTACGAGCCGGATATTGTCTCGGTAGAAACCCATTTGGAAGGAGAGGAAGTAGCCGAAATCATGCGAAAGTACGATTTGGAATCCATTCCTGTGGTCAATGCCAAGAACCGGTTGGTGGGAAGAATTACCGTGGATGATGTCTTGGATTTGATACGCGAGCAATCGGAAGAAGATATGCAAGCCATGACAGGTATCTCCGCAGATGTGGAGGAGTCAGATTCTATTTTCAGGATTTCCAAAGCACGGCTTCCTTGGCTGCTGATCGGCGTCATAGGCGGTTTGATGGGAGCAAAGATCATCGGCTTCTTTGAGGATGGGCTGAACAAATACATTGCCTTGGCTTCTTTTATTCCATTGGTAGCGGCTACGGGCGGAAATGTAGGTATACAATCCTCCTCCTTAGTGGTACAAACATTGGCATCTAAATCCGTATTTGACGATACTCCTTGGCAACGATTTGTCAAAGGGCTTTCCATCGCTTTGGTCAACGGAGTAGTGTTGGGGATATTCGTATTTCTCGTCGTCCATTTCATTTATGGATTCGAAAGCATTTTCGGAGTCACCATTGGTTTAGCCATGTTTTGCGTAGTATTACTAGCATCCTTTATGGGTACTGTTACACCGTTGGTGCTCGATAAATTCGGCATCAACCCCGCAATCGCCTCCGGACCCTTCATCACCACCGCCAATGATTTGTTAGGCTTAGCCGTTTACTTCGGAGTAGCAATGGCCTTACTAAAATTGTAA
- a CDS encoding SAM-dependent methyltransferase, translating into MILFGWMLGWGTAFAQASVGDIVPYVTTSEAVMQAMFDLAEFQADDVLLDLGSGDGRIPIGAAKQFGIQALGVEIDPDLVTLADSLALEAGVSEQVRFVQGDLFAFDFNQATVLILYLFPDINEKLLPKIQAMPKGSRIISHQYPIGDWEPMKTIRVQSPEGKVHRLFYWVVE; encoded by the coding sequence ATGATACTTTTTGGTTGGATGCTGGGGTGGGGGACTGCATTTGCACAGGCGAGTGTGGGAGATATAGTGCCCTATGTGACAACGTCAGAAGCGGTGATGCAGGCGATGTTTGACTTGGCAGAGTTCCAAGCTGATGATGTTTTATTGGATTTGGGTTCAGGTGATGGAAGAATTCCAATTGGGGCGGCCAAGCAATTTGGTATTCAGGCCTTGGGAGTAGAAATTGACCCAGATTTGGTGACTTTGGCAGATTCATTGGCTTTGGAGGCTGGAGTTTCGGAGCAGGTTCGATTTGTTCAGGGAGATTTATTTGCATTTGATTTCAATCAGGCCACTGTGCTGATCCTTTACCTTTTCCCCGATATCAACGAAAAACTGCTTCCCAAAATTCAGGCCATGCCCAAAGGCTCTCGTATTATTTCCCATCAATATCCTATCGGTGACTGGGAGCCCATGAAAACCATAAGGGTGCAGTCTCCCGAGGGGAAAGTTCATCGCTTGTTCTATTGGGTGGTGGAGTAG